The sequence TCAATCCACTACGGCACCACGAACCGGAGCCTTACACAAAAAAACCCGACCAGCGCAGTATCAATTCCGATTTATCGGAACAGATACCGCCCCAATCGGGGTTGATCCATTACTGATATTTTGTTGGAGCCCGTTCGATTTTGTATAATCAGCAGAAACTATAACAAAAGCCTACATACCCACTGTTTGAGATAGAAGAAAGGTGAAAATCGTTTCATTCAGGGACGGTGAATATCATTTTTTGCCATCGCTACTGATTTCTTATTTCGGTTCAGCCAGCAAAACTTTTTCCCAGGAGTTCCAGTAATCTGGCCCATATTTTTCAAAAAGTGCCATACTGCTCTCAATCAGCTCTACTCCTTCATAAGCCGCTTGAATCACCGGTTTCTCCCCTGTCGACCCTATGGGCATCCCTACCCACCCTGTTTTGGGTGCCACTTTGTACTCTGGCTCACTTTCTATAATCTTCTTCAGGAACTCAAGGATTTGGACTCGATCCGCCATGTTGACCCTTCGACTCTCTGGTGGTCTCATGACGTCAATTGCCGAAAATTCGGCGTGATACTTCAGGAGTCGAGCGTAGTCAGGCATATTTGCAAAGTCCACTAGCACCCTTACCGCCTGCAATTGCACATCGGAAGCAGAGGTGGGACGTGATATGATATCGAGAAAAGGCTCAATCACCCTTCTGTCACCAGTCGAGCCCAAAAGGTTAATGAGCCATATCGCACTACCGTTCTTTTCTATTTTTTCTTTCAACCTCCCAATCAGGAAAGGAACAGCAGTGCCACCAGCATATCCTAATCCGTAAATTACTCCTCTACTAATGTTTTTGTCCTCAGTCCAAGCAGTTTTTAACAAAGGAACCGCCGCGTCCCCTGCCAGCTTCCCTAAGCATGCTGCTGCTAAACTTCTCACCCTCGAAGATGGATCGTTCTGCAAGCGATCGGCAAGAAGGGGGATCGCTTCGGGATTCCTGGAAAACTTCAGTAAGGAGATTGCACGCGTTCTCACTTCAACGGAGTTATCATTTAGCGCGGATTTTAATAAATTCACCGTGCTGGAGGAGAGGTATGCGTTATCCGAGAAGACCAAAGCCCTACGTGCTTCCCCATACATCTCTTTATTGTGTAGATTGCGAGCCACCTTTCTCACATCAACCGTTTTCTCCTTCTCCTCTAAAGTTGACGGATATCGTTTGGTAATCACATCAACCTGTTTCTCTTTTTCAGGGAGCTGATCGGCAACGCTTATACCCGTTACCAGGAAATAGAAGTAGCACAATAGTAGACCGAAATAGAAGGTTGAAAATCGTCTCATTTTCATGATAATAAATCTCCTTCCGACTTACGCAGTTAAACGTTGAGATTTGGTAGTTCGACACTTCAGTGCCAATGCGGGGCAAGTCCGATCCCGTTTCATTCCAGCCTGCCCCGATCCATCCCGATGTATCGGGACAAGTCGGGACAAGTCATACTAGGGGGACGGGCGAGGAACTGCAATAGGAGATGCGTAAGCCATGACCACATATTATATCAGATATCCACACCTCTGTAAACTATGGTGAATGAGACAAATAAGTGGACATTTGCCAATAACTCCAACCTTGGTGAAGCTTCAAAAGTCCCCCTGATAAGGGGGATTTAGGGGGTTGGCTGTGTATCGGGAGTATCTAAGTAATTCTAAAATCTATCATAAACTGCTTGAAAATGGGCGAGATAAGCTCACCCCTACCATACCTAAATGTCAACACGCTCTAGTTAATCGGCACCGCTGGGGGGACCAATTCTGGGGAAGAAGGGATCTGTGCACGGGTCGCCGTGCTTCACATAGGGTCCGAGTTGGGCACCAATCAGATTATCTCTGCCATGCTGGTTATAGGTCGTTCCACCGGGCATCATGTTGAGCGCAATCGAGAGGCGCGGTGCATCCGTCCGATTGGGGCCTGAACCGTGAAAGGTCAACCCCGTATGGAAACTGACTTGACCCGCTTTGAGTATACAAGGCGTTTCCATCCACCGCCGGTCACCTTGAGAAAATCTTTTTTCCGAAGCGTGTAGATCCTTATTCGCAAAGCCAGCAGCGTCTCTAATCAATCCCCATTTATGTGACCCCTCAACAAAACACATACTTCCGTTGGACAGATCGGTATCCTGTAGCGCAATCCAAGCCGTGCAGAAGGTGGTAGAGTTGAACATGGTCCAGTGGGCAGCATCCTGATGCCAGCCAACATTGCCATCCGGAACTTCCGCCGACTCGGAACCGGCCCCCGGTTTGTAGAGGACTTGGTCATGCACCAGACGGACCTCCTGAGCCCCCATCAGTTCGGAAGCTAGATAGCCAATCTCATTGGATCGGATCAATTCGCGGATTTTGGCGTTCACCCACCAACCGTTGACCACATGTGCCAACTTCGGACTTTGCGGATCGAATTTCGGTGGTTGTCCCCAGTGCATCGAATCGAAATCTCGCTCACCGCAGATGGTGCGATAGACCGCATCACGCAGCTGCTCTACCGCCGCGTCATCGAATAACTGGGGGCCAATCCAAAACCCTTGGTCGCGATATGCTTTCCGGTCTGCTTCTTCCAATTCGATGCCGACCGTCTGAATTTTCATGTCTATGTTTTATCCGCTTTCAGAAGAACGGTTACACTCAAACAAACGCAAAGACGCGGGTCGGGGCACCGGAACTCCGTGCTAATTTCATCGGCGCAATCGCCACGTGAAAGTTTGTCGGCAGTTCACTCAGATTACAGAGATCTTCGACCTGCGGGATACCAGCCCCCAGAAAAACGAGATGGGCGGGTGGTAGTCCGTCATGCTGCGGCGGATGTCCAGCCATCGAGTCGATGCTGCAGGCGTCCGTTCCAATCGTTTTGATCTCTTTCTGAACAAGCAGCCTCGCTGCATCTTCGCTGAACCCAATCCATTGACGGTTGAAACTATCTTGGTACGCATACTGATCCATGCCGGTCCGTATAAAAACGATGCTGTCTGGTGGAATATCACCGTTGTCGGCGATCCATTTTTCGATGTCTTCCGCTGTCACAGCATCGCCCGGTTTCTTCACTTCTGACAGATCTATCAGCACCGCAGCTCCAGTTAATTTGTCTTGCGGAATTTCTGCGACGGTGAATCCCTCAGCGTACATCAGGCAAGGCACATCAATGTGCGTGGCACAATGCCCGGATAAATCTACTCGGCTTTCAAAGTACCCATCCTTGTCGATTGTTGCTGTGTCGTAGATCTTGACAGGGTCAATCGGCAGCTCGCGTGGGCTGTTTTCATCGACTGTGTAAGAGAGATCTATTACTTTCTGAAAATTGATTTGCATTGTTATTTCCTTTTGTATTATTCGGTGGAGTAGAAATTGAGCGGGGTTAAGTCATAGATTTTACCTTTTTAATCTACCAAAGTCAAATTGCCTAATTTTGAAGTTCGCATTTGTAGTAACTCCACACCTCACTTAAGGGACAGTTCCCTGTTGTTTACCGCATTGTCCTAACAACGATTGAAATTGCCACTACAAGCACCAATCCAATCGCAAAAACACGGGGATCATGTAAAGAAATGGTGCAACCGAAACCGATTGAGCTCATGAGTTCACTCGTTTGTTAATGAATCAATGAACAAAGTGCTTTCACGCTTTACGAATCACGTTTTACGCTTTTGGTGTTTTGCACTTTCTTTTAACATGAACCAAACACGGTATCTCCCTACCTGAAACGCAGTTGGAAAATACACAGTACCGTCGCCTAAGACCTACTTACTCGGTCGGTCACGGAGCACCAGCGCGTCCTCATCAGAAATTGAAGTAGAACCTCCCGTGCTTCCGGCGTACCGATGCGATACAAGGCATGAACCGCATCGCCGCGAACATACATATTTCCATCAGAAAATACCGCCTCCAACGCACTGACGGCATCCGCTGCGTGAGGACCAATCCGCGCCAATGCAAGAGCTGCATCCTGCCGAACCCGTTCATTCTCATCCCGTAGTGCTGCGCTTAATGCAGGGATGGCTGTTGACTCTCCTTGACTGACTGTCCCTAACGCCTCCGCTGCATGGAAACGAACTCTCTCCGATTCATCTTCTAACGCCGCCACCAATGCCGGAGCGGCGGCTTGTGCGGGAGAACCAATATCACCCAACGCTTCCGCAGCGATCTCACGAACCTGTGCATCTATATGTTCTAAGCTACCGATGAGCGGGTCAACCGCAGGGGCACCTATCGCACTCAACGCATAATACGCATTTCGACGTATTGCCTCGGATTCGTTCTCGAACGCTTCCATTAACGCAGACGCCACTGACTCTCCAAATTCGCTCAGCGCATAAGCAGCACTGAGACCCTTTGACTCAGAACCATTTCCCAACCCTTCGATCAGTTCCGGCACAGATTCCATCGATCGACCGTAACTTGGCATATCCCCATTGGTTTTCCCATAATGCCAATCCCAAACATGCCGGAACATCTTTTGATGTGTATCGTTACCAATCGGTTCGAGCTGATCCCACTCAGTCTCTACGCCGTTCCATGAAGGGGATTGTGGCTCCGACATGCGGGCAAAGAGGAACTTCATCATGTAACGGTTCTTGTCGGTATGATTCGGCATAGCGCGGTGCCAAAGATCGTAATTCACAATCGCCACCGTGCCGGCTTTGCCACAGACTGGAAATTCGTTACTGGCGGTTGCGCCGTCAGGGGTATTATAGTAGTGGCTCCCCGGAGCGATTGCCGTGGGTCCGAGTTCCAGAGGCGTATCCTGTGGATAGTAGAAAACCAACAATCTTCGAGTGTGATGCGACCATTCTTTACCGCTATCTTGGTGCATCCGCTGCCCCTCACTCTGTGGTTGGTTAAAATGAGCATGGCGGTGGGGCTGCATGTAGTAATCTTCACCCAAAACACTGATCAACCCCCCGATAACCTGTTTTTCATCGAAAACCGCTTGAATCTCAGGGATTTTGGGCAACAAGTTATTCCCCGGATTGCCCTCCTTTTCAAACACTATTTCGGTCTGATCGTAAACGAAATCGTGAAAACTCTCTGGGAGGTCTGTGTTGACGATCACATAGCCGTTAACGATGAAGTGCCGCATCTGTTCATCAGTGAGCAGGTATTTCTTATCTATCATTTTTCTCTCTTTTCCTTCCGGCTGTGAATCTGTTCAATGTACGATCCGATAAAGGGTATCAGAACTTAAGCTGTCACGTCAACCGGGAAAATGTCATTCGCGCAGTAACTGCTAGCTTACGACAATTCCAAAAGAATCAGAAAATTTTTCTGAACAAAAAGAGGGCATCGGCGTCTAAGGGTTGAGCCGTAAATTTTAACGATGCGCCAGAGAGGAGATTCAAATGCGTCGTCCGTACACTGTTGTATTGATGTGCTGTGCTATGAGCGTGTTGTGTTTCAGTTTGCACCCCTTGTATGCGCAGGAGAAAAAGCGCGTGGACCGGAAGGAAGTTGAAGCACGAGAAAGCGGTGGAGATTTCTATCGCGTTATCATCGAAAATAACCTGTTCCGTCCACTGGGTTGGCAAAGACCAAACCGAGATCCGGAATACGCATTGGTCGCCACATGGATTGGCACACGAGGAACGGTTGCAAAAGCTCTCGTGATGGAACGAAAATCCAGCCAACTCTATTATGTAGCCCAAGGAGAGAAGGTTGGCGACGCAATTGTCGAAAACATTGCAGCGAATCAGGTGAGCCTCAAAGCCTCAGATAACATTGTAACGCTCAAAGCGGAATCAATGCAGTTTCTCAGCGGTTCAAGCCGTTCAGGAGAAAAACCAGGTGGAGGCGGAAACTCTGAAGCTTCCGCAGAAGGTCCGGGTAATGAACGCCGGGCTCAAAGAGCAGGACGGCGTGGGGCTAATCAGGAGCGCGACGCGCTGCGCGAGTGGTTACGCACCGCCTCACCGGAAGAACGTCGTCGGAAGCTAGAGGCAATCCGACGAGAACGTCAAGGTAGTCGTGGCGGTGGCAGAGGCAGGAATAACGACGGCGACAAGAAGAGAGATTCCAAAGACGAAGATGAAGTAGACTGGGAAGAGATCAAAGGCAAATAATCCCAAAAATCGCCGTGGACAAGCGATTCAGCCTCCATAATTCGTAGGGAACAACGATCGTTGTTCCCTGCACGCATACAATTCCTTCCGTCTTTGTCCCCTTCTATGGCGTAAGTCCTGTTGTTTAATTCTACTGCCTAATGCGTGCTTTCCCGACTGGTTAAGGGACACCACCGAGTCCTCATCAGGAAGCGAAGTAAANNNNNNNNNNNNNNNNNNNNNNNNNNNNNNNNNNNNNNNNNNNNNNNNNNNNNNNNNNNNNNNNNNNNNNNNNNNNNNNNNNNNNNNNNNNNNTGGGAACCAATCCGCGCCAACGCGAGAATTGCATCCCGTCGAACTCGTTCATCCCCATCCTGCAATGCTGCGCTTAATGCGGGGATGGCTATTGACTCCCCTTGACTGACGGTCCCTAACGCCTCCGCCGCACGGGAGCGAACCTCCTCCGATTCATCTTCCAACACTCCTACTAATTCCGGAACAGCAGCTTGTGCGAAACGACCAATATCGCCCAACGCCTCCGCAGCGGTCTCACGCACCTGCGGATCTAGATGCTTCAAGTTGCCTACGAGTGGATCAACCGCAGGCGCGCCGATCCCATTCAACGCATAATAGGCATTCCGCCGTACCGTCTCGGATTCGTCCTCAAATGCTTCCATCAACACAGGCACCACTGATTCCCCAAATTCGCCTAACGCATAAGCAGCGTTAAGACCCTTTGACTCCGAGTCATCCCCCATGGCTTTAATCAGTTTTGATACAGACTTCTTAGATTGACCGCTGCTCGGTGTATCCCCGTTTGTCTTTCCATGATGCCAGTCCCAAACGTGCTGGAACATCTTTTGGTGCACATCATTGCCGATCGGCTCACTCTGATCCCACTCCGCCTGTTCGTTGTTCCATGAAGGCGACTCCGGCTCTGACATACGGGCAAAGAGGAACTTCATCATGTAACGGTTCTTATCAGTACCATTCGGCATACCGCGGTGCCAAAGATCATAGTTCACAATTGCCACTGTGCCGGCTTTGCCACAGACCGGTAGCTCGTCGCTGACCGTTGCGCCATCAGGGGTATTATAGTAGTGACTCCCCGGAACGATTCCGGTGGGACCCAGCTCTATAGGTGTATCCTGTGGATAGTAGAAGACCATCGTCTGCCACCGTCTTGGTGCATCCGCTGTCCTTCACTCTTCGGTCGATTGAAGTGGGGATGACGATGGGGTTGCATGTAATAGTCTTCACCCAAAACACTGATCAACCCACCGATAACCCACTTATCATCGAAGACCGTTTGAATCTCAGGGATTCGAGGCAATAGGTTATTGCCCGGATTGCCCTCCTTTTCAAACACCGTGTCGGTTCGTTCGTAAATGAAATCGTGAAAACTCGCGGGGAGGTCTGTATTGACGATCACATAACCATTAACAATGAAGTGTCGCATCTGGTCGTCCGTGAGAAGGTATTTTTTATCTATCATTTTTCTGTTTTTTTCCTTTCGACTGTAAATCTGTTCGTAAAAGTTGTGGGCATCCCTATATAACATCAAGGACAATTAAAC is a genomic window of Candidatus Poribacteria bacterium containing:
- a CDS encoding phytanoyl-CoA dioxygenase family protein — its product is MKIQTVGIELEEADRKAYRDQGFWIGPQLFDDAAVEQLRDAVYRTICGERDFDSMHWGQPPKFDPQSPKLAHVVNGWWVNAKIRELIRSNEIGYLASELMGAQEVRLVHDQVLYKPGAGSESAEVPDGNVGWHQDAAHWTMFNSTTFCTAWIALQDTDLSNGSMCFVEGSHKWGLIRDAAGFANKDLHASEKRFSQGDRRWMETPCILKAGQVSFHTGLTFHGSGPNRTDAPRLSIALNMMPGGTTYNQHGRDNLIGAQLGPYVKHGDPCTDPFFPRIGPPSGAD
- a CDS encoding HEAT repeat domain-containing protein; the protein is MIDKKYLLTDEQMRHFIVNGYVIVNTDLPESFHDFVYDQTEIVFEKEGNPGNNLLPKIPEIQAVFDEKQVIGGLISVLGEDYYMQPHRHAHFNQPQSEGQRMHQDSGKEWSHHTRRLLVFYYPQDTPLELGPTAIAPGSHYYNTPDGATASNEFPVCGKAGTVAIVNYDLWHRAMPNHTDKNRYMMKFLFARMSEPQSPSWNGVETEWDQLEPIGNDTHQKMFRHVWDWHYGKTNGDMPSYGRSMESVPELIEGLGNGSESKGLSAAYALSEFGESVASALMEAFENESEAIRRNAYYALSAIGAPAVDPLIGSLEHIDAQVREIAAEALGDIGSPAQAAAPALVAALEDESERVRFHAAEALGTVSQGESTAIPALSAALRDENERVRQDAALALARIGPHAADAVSALEAVFSDGNMYVRGDAVHALYRIGTPEAREVLLQFLMRTRWCSVTDRVSRS
- a CDS encoding cyclase family protein, which encodes MQINFQKVIDLSYTVDENSPRELPIDPVKIYDTATIDKDGYFESRVDLSGHCATHIDVPCLMYAEGFTVAEIPQDKLTGAAVLIDLSEVKKPGDAVTAEDIEKWIADNGDIPPDSIVFIRTGMDQYAYQDSFNRQWIGFSEDAARLLVQKEIKTIGTDACSIDSMAGHPPQHDGLPPAHLVFLGAGIPQVEDLCNLSELPTNFHVAIAPMKLARSSGAPTRVFAFV
- a CDS encoding HEAT repeat domain-containing protein, with product MKMRRFSTFYFGLLLCYFYFLVTGISVADQLPEKEKQVDVITKRYPSTLEEKEKTVDVRKVARNLHNKEMYGEARRALVFSDNAYLSSSTVNLLKSALNDNSVEVRTRAISLLKFSRNPEAIPLLADRLQNDPSSRVRSLAAACLGKLAGDAAVPLLKTAWTEDKNISRGVIYGLGYAGGTAVPFLIGRLKEKIEKNGSAIWLINLLGSTGDRRVIEPFLDIISRPTSASDVQLQAVRVLVDFANMPDYARLLKYHAEFSAIDVMRPPESRRVNMADRVQILEFLKKIIESEPEYKVAPKTGWVGMPIGSTGEKPVIQAAYEGVELIESSMALFEKYGPDYWNSWEKVLLAEPK
- a CDS encoding HEAT repeat domain-containing protein, translating into MVFYYPQDTPIELGPTGIVPGSHYYNTPDGATVSDELPVCGKAGTVAIVNYDLWHRGMPNGTDKNRYMMKFLFARMSEPESPSWNNEQAEWDQSEPIGNDVHQKMFQHVWDWHHGKTNGDTPSSGQSKKSVSKLIKAMGDDSESKGLNAAYALGEFGESVVPVLMEAFEDESETVRRNAYYALNGIGAPAVDPLVGNLKHLDPQVRETAAEALGDIGRFAQAAVPELVGVLEDESEEVRSRAAEALGTVSQGESIAIPALSAALQDGDERVRRDAILALARIGS